In Elaeis guineensis isolate ETL-2024a chromosome 1, EG11, whole genome shotgun sequence, a genomic segment contains:
- the LOC105033800 gene encoding uncharacterized protein, with protein sequence MEGNIPPYIFENLTSLEYLDLSGNNFDGHVSFLSFANLSKLEAVILSNNEELTVHLDGGKFVPSFQLRLLMLLGCNLDANALATPSFLASQYNLEILDLSHNKLIGSFPNWLFINQTKLKYLSLRNNSLTGALHLLNHPRESMIAVDLSMNFLVGSIPENIGMIFLQLMALDLSSNHMSGNIPSSLGNLSQLQFLDLSSNNLSGEVPTLLMTNATQLSVLKLTNNNLDGKIFGANYSHPSLSTVYLDGNKFTGTLPGDLSNYPQLAIVDVHDNQLSGMIPEIGGLASSLNTLNLRGNNFHGQIPRDLCNLTVLSVLDISDNNLSGLLPDCWGDSLSYLVYLNLAGNAFTGTIPNMFFNITELITLDARDNRLSGQLPNQIGDGMLLEILVLRGNLLEGPMPIEFCKLRSLHLLDLSQNNLSGSIPSCLSQMQFKNMEFDYTSRLVDMGLFGHSTYTVSVSTSLNTSIDLFIDSDEQITVAFNTKGNTYAYLRDQFSLLSGIDLSANKFTGTIPPELGNLYGIISLNLSFNQLTGPIPETFSNLNQIETLDLSHNHLSGVIPWQLEQLESLEVFSVAYNNLSGCTPDFKGQFATFSVSSYEGNNGLHGPPLEKTCTIPAAPAEAEENKDDGNVEDDAIFFAILAASFVAGFWGCIALLLYHPTGQHIHSILDGYVDSLTERISMAACRRTRQQRNRR encoded by the coding sequence ATGGAAGGGAACATTCCACCATACATCTTCGAAAATCTTACCTCACTCGAGTATCTTGACCTTTCTGGCAACAATTTTGATGGGCATGTCTCATTCCTCTCTTTTGCCAACCTTTCAAAACTCGAAGCAGTTATACTTTCAAATAATGAGGAGCTCACTGTGCATCTTGATGGTGGAAAGTTTGTTCCATCCTTCCAACTGCGGCTTCTCATGCTGTTAGGTTGTAATCTTGACGCCAATGCCTTAGCCACAccatcctttcttgcttctcaatACAATTTAGAAATTCTCGATCTTTCTCACAATAAACTAATCGGAAGCTTCCCCAACTGGCTGTTCATAAATCAAACTAAACTAAAGTACCTCAGCTTGAGAAATAACTCACTGACAGGTGCACTTCATTTGCTAAATCATCCCAGAGAAAGCATGATAGCAGTTGATCTCTCCATGAATTTCCTTGTTGGATCAATACCAGAGAACATTGGCATGATATTTCTCCAATTGATGGCTCTGGATTTATCCTCAAATCATATGAGTGGAAATATACCTTCTTCATTAGGCAACCTAAGTCAGTTGCAATTCTTGGATCTATCAAGTAATAATTTGTCTGGTGAAGTGCCCACTTTGCTGATGACCAATGCTACTCAATTGTCTGTCTTGAAGCTCACCAACAACAATTTAGATGGCAAAATTTTTGGTGCAAATTATAGTCATCCTTCGCTTTCAACTGTTTATCTTGATGGAAACAAGTTCACAGGAACATTGCCAGGTGACTTATCAAACTATCCACAGTTAGCTATAGTAGATGTTCATGACAATCAATTGTCAGGAATGATTCCAGAGATCGGTGGGCTTGCTTCTAGTCTGAATACACTTAACCTAAGAGGAAACAACTTCCATGGCCAAATTCCTCGTGATTTATGCAATCTAACAGTGCTTAGTGTGTTGGACATCTCCGATAACAACTTATCTGGATTGTTGCCCGATTGTTGGGGAGACTCCTtgtcatacttggtgtatctcaACTTGGCTGGGAATGCTTTTACAGGAACAATTCCAAATATGTTTTTCAATATTACAGAACTTATAACATTGGATGCCAGAGATAATCGCCTCTCAGGTCAACTCCCGAACCAGATAGGAGATGGAATGCTTTTGGAGATTCTTGTTCTGCGAGGCAATCTGTTAGAAGGCCCAATGCCTATTGAGTTTTGCAAGCTGCGATCTTTGCACCTGCTAGACCTTTCACAGAATAACCTTTCTGGATCAATCCCATCATGCCTTAGCCAAATGCAGTTCAAGAATATGGAGTTTGATTACACATCCAGGCTTGTAGACATGGGGCTCTTTGGCCACTCCACATATACGGTTTCAGTTTCCACCTCTTTGAATACATCTATAGATCTCTTCATTGATTCTGATGAGCAAATAACAGTAGCATTCAACACCAAAGGCAACACGTATGCCTACTTGagagatcaattttctttgttgaGTGGAATTGATTTGTCGGCAAATAAATTTACAGGAACAATCCCGCCTGAACTTGGAAATCTTTATGGAATCATATCACTGAATCTATCCTTTAATCAGCTTACAGGTCCTATTCCTGAAACTTTCTCTAACCTTAATCAGATTGAGACACTAGACTTATCTCATAATCATCTGAGTGGTGTGATACCTTGGCAACTGGAACAACTGGAGTCTTTGGAGGTCTTCTCTGTTGCTTACAATAACTTATCTGGATGTACACCAGATTTCAAAGGTCAATTTGCCACCTTTAGCGTGAGTAGCTATGAGGGTAATAATGGATTACATGGGCCACCACTGGAGAAGACCTGCACAATTCCAGCAGCGCCTGCTGAAGCAGAAGAAAACAAAGATGATGGCAATGTGGAGGATGATGCCATCTTCTTTGCAATACTTGCAGCTTCATTTGTGGCTGGCTTCTGGGGTTGTATTGCTCTATTGTTATACCATCCCACTGGGCAGCACATTCATAGTATTTTGGATGGTTATGTGGACTCCTTGACTGAAAGGATTTCAATGGCAGCATGCAGGCGGACTCGCCAACAGAGGAATCGTAGGTGA